The sequence CTCGAACTGCAGCTGGGTGAAGTCGAAAGCGAGGTTGATGTTGTTGGTCCCCATGTCCTGATCCGTACCCATCGCCGTATCGATCGTCGCCACGTTGAACGTGCCTCCCCCTCCTACGAAGACGAAGTCGACGACCGCTACGGCGATCCCGTTCGCCGTGAAGACCACGTCCCCACTCGTGTGCCCCGCCGGCCCCCCGTACTGGGTCCCGAGCGGTTGCCCCTCGAAGTCGATGCACGCGACGGAAGGCGGTGGCGGAGATGGGCAGCCGATCAAGACGAGGGCCAGGAACAGACCTCCGACGACCAGGGGAACTCGGGCTCTGCTCGCTGCAGGCATGGTAGTCCTCCTTGCGATGGACGCCGCTTAGCTCATGACTGGCGGTTGTCCCCCTTTCGAATGGATCGACGAACTTGCATGCTCCCTGGCGCGAGGGGTCAGCGAGGCGGGTTTGGCCCGGGCCTTCGCTAGAAGGCTTGACGCGGGTGCCGGCAAGGCTCAGCTCGACGTAGTGAACTTGAGTCGAGGCACGTAACGTCGTGCCCACACTTCTCCGGCGTGTAGAACGTCAACGCCCTCGCCGCCCGTTTCAGCATCAGCGCTCGGCGGAGGGCAAGTCGTTCCTGGTGTCCTTCAGTCAGTCCTGCATGTTGCCGCTGAGCTGGGTCCAGGCGTTCGTCACGTCAACGTGAATCTCGTCGGTCCGGTCGATGACCAGAGGACCGCGCCACTGGATGCGCGTGATCTCGGCCTCGTAGGTCCCCTTCTGGTCACCAAGGGTGATGCGGTAGAAGATCCGGTCGTCCTTGCCTGCATGTAGGTGCCTGAAGTAGCTCGTCTCGTCGCCGCCCAACGGCTTACCGCGGAACCGGTGGCTCCGCAACTGGAACTCGTGGCCCTGCAAGGACGACTTCGGCGGGCTCTCTTTGCTCGGCTTGATTATCTGGTCGATCGTCTCGTCCAAGGTCATGGCGACACACTCCTGGTTCGGAGAGGACTGTGAGACTCGTGACCCGCACCTTCGACAGCAACCCCCCTCCTGGGCCGGCTGCTTGGCGCAGTTGGAAGGGTCGGAAGCGGCTATCCGGGCTCCGATGAGTGGTGAGGCAGCCGCACGATAGTCGCCAGGGGCTTCACTCATGGCGACGCGACCTCACCAAGGACACGGCGAGCACCCTGCAAGAGAACGCTCGAGCCTCGCACGAGACCGGGCGCCACCCTGCGCCGGGCACAGGAGGGAGTCAACGCAGGACGGCCGGAAGTCATGAATCCGGACGTCGCCCCCGGCGGTGGCGGCCGCGCGGACCACACGGTTCGCCCGCGGGGCTACCGCGCCGCGTCCGCCAGCTCCTCGAGGTAGACGATCGCCGTCTCGATGCCGCGCTCGAACATCTCTATCGCGTAGTGCTCGTTCGGCGCGTGCAGCCCGTCGCTGTCCAGTCCGTAGCCCATCATCACGACGGGGATCCGCATCAGCTCCACGATGTCGGCCACGACCGGGATGCTGCCGCCGCCCCGCGTGAACACCGGGGCGTGACCCCAGCCGCGCTCGTAGGCTCGCACCGCCGCCTTCATCTCCGGCAGGTCGGACGGGATCAGGGCCGGCCGCCCGGTCGTCAGCAGGCGGACCTCGACCGTGACGGTGTCGGGCGCCTGCGCCTCGACGTGTGCCTCGATCAGCTCGAACACGCGTTGCGGGTCCTGGTTCGCGACCAGCCGCGAGCTCAGGTGCGCCCCGGCGCTCGCGGGGATGATGGTCTTCGGCCCGGGGCCGGGGTGGCCGCCCCACAGGCCGTTGATGTCCAGCGTCGGCCGCGCCGACACCCTCTCGCGGATCGTGAACCGCTCGTCTCCCCACGCCTCCGGCGCGCCTGTCGCCTCCAGGAGCTGCGCCTCCGTGAGGTCGGTCTTCGCGATCGTCGCCCGCTCCTCGTCGGTGAGCGGCACGACGTCGTCGTAGAAGCCCGGAACGGCGATCGTGCCGTCGGGGCCATAGAGCGTGGCGAGGATCTCGACGAGAGCGACGGCCGGGTTGTGCACGGCCCCCCCGAAGAACCCGCTGTGGAGGTCCTCGCGCGGCCCCTTCACCTCGACCTCGAGGTAGGTCATCCCGCGCAGGCTGTGCGTGATGGCCGGCTCCTCGACCGCGCGCATCGACGAGTCGCTGATCACGCAGACGTCCGAGCCGAGCAGGTCGAGGTGCTCCCCGATGAACGGCGCGAGGTTGGGCGACGCCACCTCCTCCTCGCCCTCGATGAGGAACCTCAGGTTGACCGGCGCTCCCCCCGAGGCCTTCAGGTACGACTCGAGCGCCTTGACGTGGACGAACAGCTGCCCCTTGTCGTCGGTCGCGCCGCGGGCGAAGACCTTGCCGTCCCTCACCACCGGCTCGAACGGGTCCGTGTCCCAGCCGTCCGCCATCGCGGCGGGCACCACGTCGTAGTGCCCGTAGACGAGCACCGTGGGCTTCTCCGGCCCCGCGCCGAGCCACTCGCCGTATACGACCGGGTGGCCGGCGGTGGGCATGACCGCGACGTTCTCTGCCCCGGACGCGCGCAGGCTGTCCGCGAGCCAGTCGGCCATCCGCGCGACGTCGCCGGCGTGCGCCGGGTCGCCGCTGATGCTCGGGATGCGCAGCGCCTCGAAGAGCTCCTCGAGGAACCGCTCGCCGTGCGCCCGGGCGTAGGCCCGTGCCGTATCGCTAGCTGTCGCCATGTCAGGTCCCTTCCTATGCCCTGCCCGTCGGCTGCCTGCGCCTCTGGCTCACGACCTCGTGCTTCGAACGGCTGGCGATGACTCGTGCCTCGCACGGCTCGTGACGTCGCGACCCCCTCGCCGGGCCGGGCCCGCCAGCCTCCGGTCACAGCGGCCAGAGCACGGGCACCAGGAACACGGCGACGACGTAGTACACCGCCATGACCGGGAGCCCGAACTTCCAGTAGTCGCCGAACTCGTAGCCGGCCGGTCCCATCACCAT comes from Trueperaceae bacterium and encodes:
- a CDS encoding dipeptidase is translated as MATASDTARAYARAHGERFLEELFEALRIPSISGDPAHAGDVARMADWLADSLRASGAENVAVMPTAGHPVVYGEWLGAGPEKPTVLVYGHYDVVPAAMADGWDTDPFEPVVRDGKVFARGATDDKGQLFVHVKALESYLKASGGAPVNLRFLIEGEEEVASPNLAPFIGEHLDLLGSDVCVISDSSMRAVEEPAITHSLRGMTYLEVEVKGPREDLHSGFFGGAVHNPAVALVEILATLYGPDGTIAVPGFYDDVVPLTDEERATIAKTDLTEAQLLEATGAPEAWGDERFTIRERVSARPTLDINGLWGGHPGPGPKTIIPASAGAHLSSRLVANQDPQRVFELIEAHVEAQAPDTVTVEVRLLTTGRPALIPSDLPEMKAAVRAYERGWGHAPVFTRGGGSIPVVADIVELMRIPVVMMGYGLDSDGLHAPNEHYAIEMFERGIETAIVYLEELADAAR